The following coding sequences are from one Carcharodon carcharias isolate sCarCar2 chromosome 13, sCarCar2.pri, whole genome shotgun sequence window:
- the gucd1 gene encoding protein GUCD1 isoform X6 encodes MKPSEGEILRDDLVQLNVPVIQQSFHWDCGLACSRMVLQYLHPVSEEEFQTACWRLQLNESVWTIDLAYLMQQFGVMHRFCTQTLGVDKGYRYQSFYRKHFETEEDRVNQLFARAEANGVQVEKRSVTIQEIQQHLAKDHVVIVLVNAVLLVCDLCSAPVKFCCLLPIGQKCFCRKPDYQGHFIVVCGYNRNSGCIFYNNPAYADRVCCTTGLDG; translated from the exons ATGAAGCCCAGTGAGGGGGAGATACTGAGGG aTGACCTGGTGCAGTTAAATGTTCCTGTGATTCAGCAATCCTTTCACTGGGATTGTGGACTCGCCTGCTCCAGGATGGTGCTGCA GTATCTCCATCCTGTGAGTGAGGAGGAATTCCAGACAGCCTGTTGGAGATTACAGCTCAATGAAAGTGTCTGGACAATAGACTTGGCTTACCTAATGCAGCAGTTTGGTGTTATGCACCGGTTctgcacacagacactgggagTGGACAAGGGTTATCGATACCAG TCATTCTATCGGAAGCATTTCGAGACTGAAGAGGACCGGGTAAACCAGCTGTTTGCTCGCGCAGAAGCAAATGGTGTTCAGGTAGAAAAGAG gtctgtcaccatTCAGGAGATCCAGCAGCACCTGGCCAAGGATCATGTGGTCATTGTCTTGGTGAATGCAGTCCTGCTCGTCTGCGACCTCTGCTCAGCTCCAGTCAAGTTCTGTTGCCTCCTGCCCATTGGACAGAAATGTTTCTGCAGGAAGCCCGACTATCAGGGACATTTTATTGTGGTGTGTGGCTACAACAGGAACTCAGGCTGCATCTTCTACAACAACCCGGCATATGCTGACA